A single window of Methylomarinum sp. Ch1-1 DNA harbors:
- the ispG gene encoding flavodoxin-dependent (E)-4-hydroxy-3-methylbut-2-enyl-diphosphate synthase → MSISPRKQTQQVLVGDVKVGGGAPIVVQSMTNTDTADIASTVQQIIELSMAGSELVRVTVNTEEAAKAVPEIRNQLDQKGFSVPIVGDFHFNGHKLLEKYPACAEALSKFRINPGNVGRGKNRDPQFQQMIEFACRYDKPVRIGVNGGSLDQSVLTRLLDENRKKANPQELPAITREAIVLSALESAAKAQEYGLGKDKIILSCKISNVQELISIYQDISERCDYALHLGLTEAGMGSKGIVSSSAALAVLMQQGIGDTIRISLTPEPGTARTKEVVVAQELLQTMGFRSFTPLVIACPGCGRTTSDYFQRLAQDIQAYLRDQMPIWKNKYHGVEEMEVAVMGCVVNGPGESKNANIGISLPGTGESPVAPVYEDGVKTVTLKGDKIAEEFQVLVEKYIESHYSAQ, encoded by the coding sequence ATGTCAATTAGCCCGAGAAAACAAACACAACAAGTTCTGGTCGGCGATGTCAAAGTGGGTGGAGGCGCCCCGATCGTCGTTCAGTCAATGACAAACACCGATACCGCGGACATAGCAAGCACGGTACAGCAAATCATTGAGTTGTCTATGGCCGGCTCAGAGCTCGTCAGAGTCACGGTCAACACCGAAGAAGCCGCCAAAGCGGTGCCAGAAATCAGAAACCAACTGGATCAAAAAGGCTTTTCGGTGCCCATCGTCGGCGATTTTCACTTCAATGGACACAAATTGCTGGAAAAATACCCGGCTTGCGCCGAAGCACTGAGTAAATTCCGCATTAACCCCGGCAATGTTGGTCGTGGCAAGAACCGCGATCCTCAGTTCCAACAAATGATTGAATTTGCCTGCCGTTACGACAAACCGGTGCGTATCGGCGTCAACGGCGGCAGCTTGGATCAATCGGTACTCACCCGCCTGCTCGATGAAAACCGTAAAAAAGCCAATCCTCAGGAATTGCCGGCCATCACCCGGGAAGCGATCGTCCTTTCCGCTTTGGAAAGCGCCGCCAAGGCGCAAGAATACGGCCTGGGTAAAGACAAGATCATTTTGTCTTGCAAAATCAGCAACGTACAGGAACTGATCAGCATTTATCAGGATATTTCCGAACGCTGCGACTACGCCCTACATCTCGGTCTGACCGAGGCCGGCATGGGCTCGAAAGGCATCGTTTCTTCCTCGGCCGCGTTAGCCGTGCTAATGCAGCAAGGCATCGGCGATACCATACGCATCTCGCTGACGCCCGAACCCGGCACCGCCCGAACCAAGGAAGTCGTGGTTGCGCAAGAACTGCTGCAAACGATGGGCTTCCGCTCGTTTACGCCATTGGTCATCGCCTGTCCCGGCTGCGGACGCACCACCAGCGACTATTTTCAGCGTCTGGCCCAGGACATTCAAGCGTATTTACGCGACCAGATGCCGATCTGGAAAAACAAATACCACGGCGTGGAAGAAATGGAAGTCGCGGTCATGGGCTGCGTGGTCAACGGTCCCGGAGAAAGCAAAAATGCCAACATCGGCATCAGCCTGCCCGGCACCGGCGAATCGCCGGTAGCGCCGGTTTATGAAGACGGTGTTAAAACGGTCACGCTGAAAGGCGACAAAATCGCCGAGGAATTCCAAGTGTTGGTGGAGAAATACATCGAGTCGCATTACAGCGCACAATAA
- a CDS encoding metallophosphoesterase, translated as MRINYFSDIHLEFGELAKPENDAELIIAAGDIGVYEQGVEWLKSLNKKVVYVAGNHEFYANEYNDTLRVIRAGCEGSNIVFLENEILIYQGVRFLGCTLWADLFAEGDEKALALGASLNDFRKITYKDYAFNQKIFSKLYQRSRQWLVEQLEQPFEGKTVVITHHAPTEWSWNDAPSALKKLAYCNDLKELFHQYEIAAWFHGHVHSLGDYRIAGARILSNPRGYYGRKLVEQFDVNRTVTI; from the coding sequence GTGCGGATAAATTATTTTTCTGACATTCACCTGGAATTTGGTGAGCTGGCAAAGCCGGAGAACGATGCCGAGTTGATTATTGCTGCCGGTGATATTGGTGTTTACGAGCAGGGAGTTGAATGGCTCAAGTCTTTGAACAAAAAGGTTGTTTATGTTGCCGGTAATCATGAGTTCTATGCGAACGAATACAATGACACCTTGAGAGTGATACGGGCGGGATGCGAGGGCAGTAATATCGTGTTTCTGGAAAACGAGATCTTGATTTATCAAGGTGTGCGTTTTTTAGGCTGTACCCTATGGGCGGACTTGTTTGCCGAGGGTGATGAGAAGGCGCTTGCCTTGGGAGCCAGTCTCAATGATTTTAGAAAGATCACCTATAAAGACTATGCCTTCAATCAAAAAATCTTCTCGAAACTGTATCAAAGATCCAGGCAGTGGCTGGTCGAGCAGTTGGAGCAGCCTTTTGAGGGTAAAACCGTTGTGATCACTCATCATGCTCCGACAGAATGGAGCTGGAATGATGCGCCAAGCGCATTGAAAAAATTGGCTTATTGCAATGATTTGAAGGAGTTGTTTCATCAGTATGAAATCGCCGCCTGGTTTCATGGTCATGTGCATAGTTTGGGCGATTACCGGATTGCCGGTGCGCGTATCTTAAGCAATCCCAGGGGCTATTATGGACGCAAATTGGTTGAGCAATTCGATGTTAATCGAACGGTGACTATATGA
- a CDS encoding Na(+)-translocating NADH-quinone reductase subunit A has protein sequence MQFNIKKGLDLPITGGPEQKISEGNKVNSVAVLGTEYVGLKPKMMVAEGDSVKLGQVLFTDKQNPGVNFTAPGAGVVKAVNRGARRALQSVVIELKGNAQESFKQYKDSELASLTSDQVKENLLASGLWTSFLTRPYGKVPAADSAPNSIFVTAIDTRPLAADPTVIINERVADFNNGLAVISRLTDGKVYLCKAGGADVPAGDGVEVAEFSGPHPAGLPSTHIHFIDPVHAEKTVWHIDYQAVMAIGSLFTTGKINVERVVSLAGPTVKKPRLVRTRVGANTDDIIAGQVDDGVESRVISGSVLYGHEAKDWSAFLGCYSNQVSVLKEGREREFFGWIVPGKNKYSALNVYTSSKDRNSNRLFPLTTDKNGSNRAIVPVGVYETVMPMDILATPLLKALVVGDTDQGQALGCLELDEEDLSLFTFVDPGKHDFAPVLRANLTKIEKEG, from the coding sequence ATGCAATTTAATATTAAAAAAGGTTTGGACTTACCCATAACGGGCGGGCCCGAACAGAAGATTAGCGAGGGTAACAAGGTTAATTCCGTTGCCGTCCTGGGGACGGAATATGTTGGCCTGAAACCCAAAATGATGGTCGCCGAAGGGGATAGCGTCAAACTTGGCCAGGTACTTTTTACCGATAAACAAAATCCTGGCGTCAATTTTACCGCTCCGGGGGCCGGAGTCGTAAAAGCCGTTAATCGTGGCGCTCGAAGAGCATTACAATCCGTTGTGATCGAGCTGAAGGGAAATGCCCAGGAATCGTTCAAACAATACAAGGATTCCGAGCTGGCATCGCTGACTTCAGATCAGGTTAAAGAAAACCTATTGGCCTCCGGGTTATGGACATCCTTTTTGACCCGTCCTTACGGAAAAGTTCCCGCCGCCGATAGCGCGCCGAATTCCATATTCGTCACGGCCATCGATACCCGCCCCCTGGCGGCCGACCCGACGGTCATTATCAATGAACGCGTGGCGGACTTCAATAACGGCCTCGCAGTGATCTCCAGATTGACCGATGGGAAAGTTTATTTATGCAAGGCCGGCGGCGCAGATGTCCCAGCTGGCGACGGTGTGGAAGTGGCCGAATTTTCCGGACCACATCCCGCAGGACTGCCGAGCACCCATATTCATTTCATCGATCCTGTGCACGCGGAAAAAACCGTTTGGCACATCGATTATCAGGCGGTGATGGCGATCGGCTCCTTATTCACCACCGGCAAAATTAATGTCGAACGCGTCGTTTCACTGGCCGGCCCAACGGTGAAGAAACCTCGATTGGTGCGCACCCGTGTCGGCGCGAATACCGATGACATCATTGCCGGTCAAGTCGATGACGGTGTGGAGAGTCGGGTTATCTCCGGTTCCGTATTGTATGGACATGAGGCGAAAGACTGGTCGGCATTCCTGGGCTGCTATAGCAATCAAGTCTCCGTGCTGAAAGAAGGTCGTGAACGCGAATTTTTCGGCTGGATCGTGCCCGGGAAAAACAAATATTCGGCGCTAAATGTTTATACATCGAGTAAAGATCGCAACAGCAATCGCCTGTTTCCGTTGACCACCGATAAAAACGGTAGTAACAGGGCGATTGTTCCGGTGGGCGTCTATGAGACCGTGATGCCTATGGATATTTTGGCGACACCGTTATTGAAGGCGCTGGTGGTTGGTGATACCGATCAGGGGCAGGCCTTAGGCTGTCTGGAACTGGATGAAGAAGATCTTTCTTTGTTTACCTTCGTCGATCCAGGCAAGCATGATTTTGCGCCGGTGCTGAGAGCGAATTTAACTAAAATTGAGAAGGAAGGATAA
- a CDS encoding NADH:ubiquinone reductase (Na(+)-transporting) subunit B translates to MSARDFLDSIEPHFTTGGKLEKYYGLYEMVDTFLYTPSDVTRGKTHVRDGNDLKRTMTFVVIATFFCIMMAMYNTGYQANLAMEAMGLEKANSWRSIPMMLFGYNPMNPLSNFVHGALYFLPIYIVTLAVGGIWEVLFATVRGHEVNEGFLVSSMLYTLIMPPDMPLWQVALGISFGIVIGKEVFGGTGKNFLNPALTGRAFLFFAYPASISGDSVWVGVDGYTAATPLGLAAQGGLDAVQNAGYGWFQTFMGFMPGSIGETSTLAIIIGAAFLLYTRVASYRIMGGVLIGMIATTVLFNSIGSDSNPMFAFPWYWHLTVGGFAFGMVYMATDPVSAAMTNTGRWIFGALIGVMVVLVRVVNPAFPEGMMLSILFANMFAPVIDYFVVQANVRRRMKRHV, encoded by the coding sequence ATGTCGGCTAGAGACTTTTTAGATAGCATAGAGCCGCATTTTACAACAGGTGGTAAGTTAGAGAAGTATTACGGTCTCTACGAGATGGTCGATACTTTTCTCTATACGCCCTCTGATGTAACACGCGGCAAAACCCATGTTCGTGATGGCAATGACCTGAAACGGACCATGACTTTTGTAGTCATTGCGACGTTCTTTTGCATCATGATGGCAATGTATAACACCGGTTATCAAGCCAACCTGGCGATGGAAGCGATGGGGCTGGAAAAGGCCAATAGTTGGCGCAGCATTCCAATGATGCTGTTTGGCTATAACCCGATGAATCCGCTTTCAAACTTCGTCCATGGCGCCTTGTATTTTCTGCCGATTTACATCGTCACATTGGCTGTCGGCGGTATCTGGGAAGTGTTGTTCGCTACCGTCCGAGGCCATGAAGTCAACGAGGGTTTCCTGGTTTCGTCGATGCTGTATACCTTGATCATGCCGCCCGATATGCCTTTATGGCAAGTCGCCCTGGGTATTTCCTTCGGTATCGTGATCGGCAAAGAAGTCTTCGGCGGCACCGGTAAAAACTTCCTGAATCCCGCCTTGACCGGACGTGCGTTCTTGTTCTTCGCTTATCCGGCTTCCATTTCAGGCGATTCGGTTTGGGTCGGGGTCGATGGTTATACCGCGGCGACACCATTAGGCCTGGCGGCGCAAGGCGGTTTGGATGCCGTTCAAAACGCCGGTTACGGCTGGTTTCAAACCTTCATGGGCTTCATGCCGGGTTCAATCGGTGAAACCTCGACGCTGGCTATTATTATCGGCGCGGCGTTTCTGCTCTATACCCGAGTCGCTTCCTACCGAATCATGGGCGGTGTGTTGATCGGTATGATCGCTACTACGGTGCTGTTCAACTCGATCGGCAGTGATAGCAATCCGATGTTCGCTTTCCCTTGGTATTGGCATCTGACCGTCGGCGGCTTTGCCTTCGGCATGGTCTATATGGCGACCGACCCGGTTAGTGCCGCGATGACTAATACCGGGCGCTGGATATTCGGTGCGTTGATCGGTGTGATGGTGGTGCTGGTTCGTGTTGTCAACCCGGCTTTCCCTGAAGGAATGATGTTGTCCATATTGTTTGCCAATATGTTCGCACCTGTTATTGATTATTTTGTCGTTCAGGCAAATGTTAGAAGAAGGATGAAGCGTCATGTCTAA
- a CDS encoding Na(+)-translocating NADH-quinone reductase subunit C, giving the protein MSNGNLKERLENCEHYQKFNAYKNKVLALSNESLEKTIAVALSLCFVCAILVSFAAVALRPIQATNKAMDMKKNILDVAGLLGEGADIHQEFADKIEVKLVDIETGDYVEDMDPAQYDQRKAAKDPEQNIAIPSEKDIASIRTKAKIAKVYLVKEGDQLQSIILPIHGYGLWSTMYGFLALEADGQTVKSINFYDQAETPGLGGEVVNPNWRALWQGKKVYNEAGEPVLTLIKGTVDESKPGSEYKVDGLAGATLTSNGVSNLIKYWMSAEGFAPYLDKIRSEG; this is encoded by the coding sequence ATGTCTAATGGAAACTTAAAAGAACGATTGGAAAATTGTGAACACTATCAGAAGTTCAATGCCTATAAGAATAAGGTGTTGGCGCTAAGTAACGAAAGCCTGGAAAAAACCATTGCCGTCGCCTTATCATTGTGTTTCGTCTGTGCGATTCTGGTGTCATTCGCGGCGGTTGCGTTAAGACCGATCCAAGCGACCAATAAAGCGATGGATATGAAGAAAAATATTCTCGATGTCGCTGGTTTATTGGGGGAAGGCGCCGATATACACCAGGAGTTCGCCGATAAGATCGAAGTTAAGTTGGTCGATATCGAAACGGGTGACTATGTCGAAGACATGGACCCTGCGCAGTATGATCAGCGTAAAGCGGCTAAGGATCCGGAACAAAATATCGCTATTCCATCGGAAAAGGATATCGCCAGCATCAGAACCAAGGCGAAAATCGCCAAGGTTTATCTGGTGAAGGAAGGAGATCAGTTGCAATCGATCATCCTGCCTATTCATGGTTATGGCCTATGGTCCACGATGTATGGTTTCTTGGCGCTGGAAGCGGATGGACAAACCGTCAAGAGCATCAACTTCTATGATCAGGCGGAAACCCCGGGGCTGGGCGGTGAAGTTGTGAATCCGAATTGGCGGGCCTTATGGCAGGGCAAGAAGGTTTACAACGAAGCCGGCGAGCCGGTGTTGACCCTGATTAAAGGCACCGTTGATGAGAGTAAACCGGGTTCCGAATATAAAGTCGATGGCTTGGCCGGTGCTACTTTGACCAGTAACGGTGTCAGCAACTTGATTAAATACTGGATGAGTGCCGAAGGATTCGCGCCTTATCTGGATAAGATTAGAAGCGAGGGCTAG